From one Halothece sp. PCC 7418 genomic stretch:
- the grpE gene encoding nucleotide exchange factor GrpE, translated as MTNHETPQATPNVNGETDDQQPVTAEVADAQPVEGETEQEAPPREESANTEQLQGEIQALQQKLEQETQQREAVTAQAKRLAADFENFRRRSETQKEEIKQNEKRETLSKILEIVDNFERARSQIKPTTEGEKNIHKSYQGVYKQLVEALKSLGVSKMRPEGEPFDPYYHEAMLREPSSEYAEGTVIEQLRSGYMLGDGVLRHAMVKVAAAPEPSNEAEENSQNDNEEQPA; from the coding sequence ATGACAAATCATGAAACTCCCCAAGCAACCCCAAATGTCAATGGGGAAACAGATGACCAGCAACCTGTCACGGCGGAAGTCGCCGATGCTCAACCAGTAGAAGGGGAGACAGAACAAGAAGCCCCACCAAGGGAAGAATCAGCCAATACAGAGCAATTACAAGGGGAAATTCAAGCCCTACAACAAAAATTAGAACAAGAAACGCAACAACGGGAAGCCGTAACTGCCCAGGCGAAACGGTTGGCTGCAGACTTTGAAAACTTCCGCCGTCGTAGCGAAACCCAAAAAGAAGAGATTAAACAAAACGAGAAGCGGGAAACCTTATCGAAAATTCTAGAGATTGTTGATAATTTTGAACGAGCGCGATCGCAAATTAAACCCACCACCGAAGGGGAAAAAAATATTCATAAAAGTTATCAAGGGGTCTATAAACAACTGGTAGAAGCGCTCAAAAGTCTTGGTGTGTCTAAAATGCGCCCCGAAGGAGAACCCTTTGATCCCTACTACCACGAAGCCATGCTACGAGAGCCGAGTAGTGAATATGCAGAAGGAACAGTAATTGAACAATTAAGATCAGGATATATGCTGGGAGATGGAGTGTTGCGTCATGCGATGGTCAAAGTGGCAGCAGCACCTGAGCCAAGTAATGAGGCTGAGGAAAACTCCCAAAATGATAATGAAGAGCAACCCGCTTAA
- the dnaK gene encoding molecular chaperone DnaK has protein sequence MGKVIGIDLGTTNSCFAVLEGGKPLVIENVEGGRTTPSIVAFTKEKERLVGQLAKRQAVTNAENTIYSIKRFIGRRWEDTEQERNRVSYHCVPGRDKTVDVKCWGKQYTPQELSAMILQTLKAGAEAYLNETVTEAVITVPAYFTDAQRQATKDAGTIAGLNVMRIINEPTAAALAFGLDKQEQREQVLVYDLGGGTLDVSILQLGDGVFEVKATAGNNHLGGDDFDNVIVEWMLSEFQAQEGINLNEDKMAMQRLREAAERAKIELSTRPTTSINLPFITAFSKGGGEVGPKHLKLNLSRAKFNELSRPLVEKTIDPLKQAIEDSGLSVDQIDRILLVGGSTRIPEVQEALKKFFNGKEPDRSINPDEAVALGAAIQGGVLGQEQEVEDLLLLDVIPLSLGIETLGEVFTKVIERNTTIPTSKSQVFSTASDGQTSVEIHVLQGERAMANDNKTLGKFLLTGIPAAPRGVPQIEVSFDIDVNGILKVSAEDKGTGREQGIVIKETGGLSQQEIERMQQEAEQYADEDRKRMQRIELSNQADSLFYSHEATLKDNQGLIPQKVKATANKKKEELMAILEDPNVELGVIQTRLEDYRQAVLSMGSEVYSQGSSKSSARDYETVGEEEMTRETGNSQESNAAFSTQPEGTVNNDNLELEAVFSTYNDHTQGSDVATSSHDEIDLGDASDNSQTNFDLDDEDFNPFEDFDEEEEASTDDYEAVE, from the coding sequence ATGGGAAAAGTTATTGGTATAGATCTCGGCACCACCAACAGTTGCTTTGCTGTTTTAGAAGGCGGTAAACCCCTTGTTATTGAGAATGTAGAAGGAGGACGCACAACCCCTAGCATTGTTGCTTTTACCAAAGAAAAGGAGCGGTTAGTGGGTCAACTGGCGAAACGACAAGCCGTAACCAATGCAGAAAATACGATTTATAGCATCAAGCGGTTTATTGGACGACGCTGGGAAGATACCGAGCAAGAGCGCAACCGAGTTTCTTACCACTGTGTTCCTGGACGAGATAAAACGGTGGATGTGAAATGTTGGGGCAAACAATACACGCCCCAAGAACTCTCCGCTATGATCTTACAAACCCTGAAAGCGGGAGCCGAAGCCTATCTCAACGAGACGGTAACCGAAGCAGTGATTACAGTTCCCGCCTATTTCACCGATGCCCAACGTCAGGCAACTAAAGACGCAGGGACGATCGCGGGTTTGAATGTGATGAGAATTATCAATGAGCCCACAGCAGCAGCCCTTGCCTTTGGTCTCGATAAGCAAGAACAAAGAGAGCAGGTTCTGGTCTATGACTTAGGCGGTGGTACGCTTGATGTTTCCATCCTGCAACTGGGAGATGGGGTGTTTGAAGTGAAAGCAACGGCGGGGAACAACCATCTCGGAGGAGATGATTTTGATAATGTCATTGTCGAGTGGATGCTCTCAGAATTTCAAGCGCAAGAAGGCATCAATCTTAATGAAGATAAAATGGCAATGCAACGTTTGCGGGAAGCAGCAGAACGGGCCAAAATCGAACTTTCGACGCGCCCAACTACCTCCATTAATTTACCCTTTATTACTGCTTTTAGTAAAGGAGGAGGGGAGGTTGGTCCGAAACATTTAAAGTTAAACTTAAGCCGAGCCAAGTTCAATGAACTCTCTCGTCCCTTGGTGGAAAAAACAATTGATCCCCTCAAGCAAGCCATTGAAGATTCTGGACTTAGTGTTGACCAAATTGATCGTATCTTACTGGTGGGCGGGTCAACTCGCATTCCTGAGGTTCAGGAAGCCTTGAAAAAGTTTTTTAATGGCAAAGAACCAGATCGCTCGATTAACCCCGATGAAGCTGTTGCTTTGGGTGCTGCGATTCAAGGTGGGGTGTTGGGGCAAGAGCAAGAAGTAGAAGATTTATTACTTTTAGATGTCATTCCCCTTTCTTTAGGCATTGAAACCCTTGGAGAAGTATTTACAAAAGTAATCGAGCGTAATACGACCATTCCCACCAGTAAGTCACAAGTGTTTTCTACTGCCAGTGATGGACAAACCTCTGTAGAAATTCATGTTTTACAAGGGGAACGGGCGATGGCAAATGATAATAAAACCCTTGGTAAGTTCCTGCTGACAGGGATTCCTGCTGCTCCCCGAGGCGTACCCCAAATTGAAGTGAGCTTTGATATTGATGTCAATGGCATCTTGAAAGTATCCGCAGAAGATAAAGGCACTGGGCGTGAACAAGGCATTGTTATTAAAGAAACAGGGGGGCTGTCTCAACAAGAAATCGAGCGTATGCAGCAAGAAGCCGAACAATATGCGGACGAAGACCGCAAACGGATGCAACGGATCGAACTTAGTAACCAAGCCGATAGCCTATTCTATAGCCATGAAGCCACTCTCAAAGATAATCAAGGCTTAATTCCACAAAAAGTAAAAGCCACTGCGAATAAGAAGAAAGAAGAACTGATGGCGATACTTGAAGATCCCAATGTTGAATTGGGAGTCATTCAAACTCGCCTTGAAGACTATCGACAAGCTGTATTAAGCATGGGATCAGAAGTTTATAGTCAAGGCAGTAGCAAATCTTCCGCAAGGGATTATGAGACAGTGGGAGAAGAAGAGATGACTAGGGAAACTGGAAATTCTCAAGAGTCCAATGCTGCCTTCTCCACCCAACCAGAGGGAACAGTCAATAATGATAACCTCGAACTGGAAGCTGTGTTTAGCACGTATAATGATCACACACAAGGTTCAGATGTTGCTACCTCCTCCCATGATGAGATAGATTTAGGAGATGCAAGTGACAATTCCCAGACGAACTTCGATCTCGACGATGAAGACTTTAACCCCTTTGAAGACTTTGATGAAGAAGAGGAAGCCTCAACTGATGATTATGAGGCGGTGGAATAA
- the dnaJ gene encoding molecular chaperone DnaJ codes for MAADYYELLGVSRDASKEDIKRAYRRLARQYHPDVNKEEGAEERFKEINRAYEVLSEPEMRARYDRFGEAGVGAGAGAGGASYQDFATDMGGFADIFETIFSGFGGAAAGGSTRRRTGPTRGDDLRLDLKIKFREAVFGGEKEIRIPHLETCETCEGSGAKPGSSASTCSTCSGSGQVRRATRTPFGSFAQVSVCPTCNGEGRVIEEKCESCGGAGRKRETKKLKISIPAGVDNGTRLRVSGEGDAGLRNGSPGDLYVYLNVEPDPEFKRDGLNIHSEITVSYLQAILGCRLQVNTVDGEEDLHIPAGTQPDTVLTLEGKGVPKLGNPVSRGDQLITIHVEIPTRLNAEERELLEKLAKIKGESTGKGGLEGFLGRVFGG; via the coding sequence ATGGCTGCCGATTATTACGAACTCTTAGGAGTCTCCCGCGATGCAAGTAAAGAAGATATTAAGCGTGCTTACCGTCGTCTAGCACGACAATATCATCCAGATGTGAATAAAGAAGAGGGAGCAGAAGAACGATTTAAGGAAATTAATCGCGCTTACGAAGTTCTATCTGAACCAGAAATGAGGGCGCGTTATGACCGCTTTGGTGAAGCAGGCGTTGGCGCAGGGGCCGGTGCTGGCGGTGCGAGTTACCAAGACTTTGCTACCGATATGGGTGGCTTTGCCGATATCTTTGAAACGATCTTTAGCGGGTTTGGCGGTGCTGCTGCTGGAGGCTCAACACGCCGTCGCACTGGACCCACTCGCGGTGATGATTTACGGCTGGACTTGAAAATTAAGTTCCGAGAAGCCGTATTTGGGGGTGAGAAAGAAATTCGCATTCCTCACCTTGAAACCTGTGAAACCTGTGAAGGCAGTGGCGCGAAACCAGGGAGCAGTGCTAGCACTTGTTCAACTTGCTCCGGCAGCGGACAAGTGAGACGGGCAACTCGCACCCCATTTGGCAGTTTTGCTCAAGTCTCGGTTTGCCCCACTTGTAATGGCGAAGGGCGCGTGATTGAAGAGAAGTGCGAAAGCTGTGGCGGTGCTGGTCGCAAACGAGAAACGAAAAAACTAAAAATTTCGATTCCAGCAGGCGTTGATAATGGGACACGGTTGCGGGTTTCTGGAGAAGGAGATGCGGGGTTACGCAATGGATCTCCAGGTGATTTATATGTTTATTTGAATGTCGAACCTGATCCCGAGTTTAAGCGGGATGGGCTCAATATTCATTCTGAAATTACCGTCAGCTATTTACAAGCGATTTTAGGCTGTCGCTTACAGGTGAATACAGTCGATGGTGAAGAAGATTTACATATCCCAGCAGGAACACAACCAGATACGGTTTTGACTTTGGAAGGAAAAGGCGTACCGAAACTGGGAAACCCTGTTAGTCGAGGGGATCAATTAATTACCATTCATGTGGAAATTCCCACCCGCTTGAATGCAGAAGAACGAGAATTGCTGGAAAAATTAGCAAAAATTAAGGGGGAAAGCACTGGGAAAGGTGGCTTGGAAGGATTTTTAGGACGGGTGTTTGGCGGATGA
- a CDS encoding sulfurtransferase TusA family protein, producing the protein MSQSISSTNSQSVPDAELDLRGTPCPINFVRTKLRLEQMEAGALLEVWLDPGEPIEQVPDSLKMEGYPIESLDDRGEFFALRVRR; encoded by the coding sequence ATGAGTCAGTCAATTTCTTCTACCAATTCACAATCGGTTCCTGATGCTGAACTAGATTTGCGCGGGACCCCTTGTCCCATTAATTTTGTGCGGACGAAACTCCGATTAGAGCAAATGGAGGCTGGAGCTTTGCTAGAAGTTTGGTTAGACCCAGGAGAGCCGATCGAGCAAGTTCCTGATAGTCTCAAGATGGAAGGCTATCCTATCGAAAGTCTCGACGATCGCGGTGAGTTTTTTGCTCTTCGGGTACGACGTTAA
- a CDS encoding PadR family transcriptional regulator, whose protein sequence is MLELATLGLLQKEPLHGYKLKQQLEQFISGCISVNYGAIYPLLKRLEKQNLLTLSMSEGEAGGKRKIYAITEKGKARFQEKMLEHPKESWVNARSRFMVKFVFFSHLHRQQRIELIEQRLTVCRTRLEEQQCQSIPDDHYIANACNRYLQVIQDEMDWLQVQLNKET, encoded by the coding sequence ATGTTGGAATTAGCGACCCTCGGATTGCTCCAAAAAGAACCGTTACACGGCTATAAACTGAAGCAGCAATTAGAACAGTTTATTAGTGGCTGTATTAGTGTCAATTATGGCGCGATCTATCCTTTGCTGAAGCGTTTAGAAAAACAAAACTTGCTCACCCTCTCGATGAGTGAAGGGGAAGCAGGAGGGAAACGAAAAATTTACGCCATTACGGAAAAGGGAAAGGCGCGGTTTCAAGAAAAAATGCTAGAACACCCCAAAGAAAGTTGGGTGAATGCGCGATCGCGCTTTATGGTCAAATTTGTCTTTTTCAGTCATCTGCACCGACAACAGAGAATCGAACTGATCGAACAGCGTCTCACGGTTTGTCGGACTCGTTTAGAGGAGCAACAGTGCCAATCTATACCAGATGACCATTACATTGCTAACGCCTGTAATCGTTATCTTCAGGTCATCCAAGATGAGATGGACTGGTTGCAAGTCCAACTCAACAAGGAAACATGA
- a CDS encoding efflux RND transporter periplasmic adaptor subunit has protein sequence MSQSNDSTLETDPAPSEQSSLSAESKKPWQKGAMSATRASLYALGVIAILGGAVWGGRQLLTPSSPPAVAQSRGSQPTPVKLEKLQASPLIQSSQFVGALEAKERVALQAETDGRVTEIFVESGEEVQKGTPILQLSAERSQAEVNRAQADVDAARSAVRTAEAELAAAEADVRSARSEVNLQNEEYQRTQFLVEEGAQAQQQLDRVQRDRESALSRLEAAQKQVDAARSRLDQERSALNRAQAELEAVQEDLKDTLVVSPINGTIGDINAEIGEYLQARNQDDLTVISQNNVLELNLRIPIEQADQLQKGLTVELVTANREQPLKTGRINFISPQVDMQAQAVLAKAVFKNPDGKLKDDQFVQARVIWEEKTGVLMPTTAVSRLGGQTFAFVAQPSEAEDQLIAKQKPVQLGAIQGNNYQVISGLQPGDTLITSGILNLSDGAPIMPQEDSDQ, from the coding sequence ATGTCACAATCGAATGATTCAACCCTCGAAACCGATCCCGCGCCATCGGAACAATCGTCGCTGTCTGCTGAATCAAAGAAACCTTGGCAAAAAGGCGCGATGTCTGCGACACGAGCTTCGCTCTACGCGCTTGGTGTTATAGCGATTTTAGGGGGTGCGGTGTGGGGTGGACGACAATTATTGACCCCCTCTTCTCCTCCTGCTGTGGCGCAATCAAGAGGTTCTCAACCGACACCTGTCAAATTAGAAAAATTACAAGCCAGTCCCTTAATTCAAAGTTCTCAATTTGTGGGCGCGTTAGAAGCAAAAGAGCGAGTTGCTTTACAAGCCGAGACCGATGGGCGAGTCACAGAAATTTTTGTGGAATCGGGTGAAGAAGTGCAAAAAGGGACTCCCATTCTCCAGTTAAGTGCTGAGCGTAGTCAAGCGGAAGTAAATCGGGCGCAAGCCGATGTGGATGCAGCGCGATCGGCTGTCCGTACCGCAGAAGCCGAACTCGCAGCAGCCGAAGCGGATGTGAGAAGTGCGCGATCAGAAGTGAACTTGCAAAATGAAGAATATCAGCGAACGCAATTTTTAGTGGAAGAGGGGGCGCAGGCGCAACAACAATTGGATCGGGTGCAGCGCGATCGCGAATCTGCTTTGTCTCGATTAGAAGCAGCGCAAAAACAAGTCGATGCAGCGCGATCGCGCCTAGACCAAGAACGATCCGCATTAAATCGGGCGCAAGCAGAATTAGAAGCGGTGCAAGAAGATCTCAAAGACACGCTGGTTGTTTCTCCTATTAACGGAACCATTGGTGATATCAACGCTGAAATTGGCGAGTATTTACAAGCTCGCAATCAAGATGATTTGACGGTGATCAGTCAGAATAATGTTTTAGAACTCAATTTACGCATTCCCATCGAACAAGCGGATCAACTACAAAAAGGACTCACCGTTGAACTTGTCACTGCGAATCGTGAGCAACCCTTAAAGACAGGAAGAATTAACTTTATTTCTCCGCAAGTAGATATGCAAGCACAAGCAGTTTTAGCCAAAGCGGTGTTCAAAAACCCTGATGGCAAGCTAAAAGATGATCAATTTGTGCAAGCTAGAGTGATTTGGGAAGAAAAAACAGGGGTCTTAATGCCAACTACTGCTGTATCTCGCTTAGGAGGGCAAACCTTTGCCTTTGTCGCCCAACCATCAGAAGCAGAAGACCAACTGATTGCCAAGCAAAAACCCGTGCAACTGGGAGCAATTCAAGGGAACAACTATCAAGTCATTTCTGGTTTACAACCTGGCGATACCCTCATCACCTCTGGAATTCTTAATTTGTCCGACGGTGCGCCCATTATGCCACAAGAAGACAGTGACCAGTGA
- a CDS encoding efflux RND transporter permease subunit, which produces MFVNYFIKRPVFATVCSLIVLIVGVICIPLLPVAQYPDISPKQVSVRATYTGADAKTVEETVTTVLEREINGIDGMRYMSSSSTNSGVSSITVTFEASRNQDIAAVDVQNRVSQAEPSLPQPVIQNGVEVSKESNTILMGFGLFSENDQYDNIFLSNYADLYLVDALERVEGVGNVQIFGERKYAMRIWLNPDRLASRNLVAQDVIDALQEQNIQVGAGQVGQPPVPGDQRFQISLRADTRLETVAEFEDLIISTQDNGTLIKLKDVGRAELGAQDYSSFLRFRGNEAVGLGIYQQPGSNALDVARGVKARMKELSQEFPSGMSYDIGFDTTDFVQQSMISVVQTLLQAVVLVILVIYVFLQDWRTTLIPAITIPVSLIGTFAFVKLFGFSINSLTLFGITLATGMVVDDAIIVVENISRKIQDDAYPPAQAAMVAMRELTGAVIATSLVLMAVFIPVAFFPGTTGALYRQFALTIAFAIAVSTFNALTLTPTLSGLLLRQKMPSQGVLAIAFGWFNNFLGALERGYRGLIIFFGRIKFFILAGFVALLVLTGWVYQQVPKAFLPQEDQGYFITIVQGPEGASLQYTSDVMEQIEQYYLNIPEVRATFAVGGFAFGGNTPNQGVIFTPLIPWSERTQPSQSVSAIINQVRGKLMSLPEANVFPVNPPAIRGLGSFGGFQFQLQDRRGNLDINEFVNSMGPLLGAANQHPDIAGAFSRFAANTPILELNVDRDRAKALQVDINDIFNTLQTYFGSRYVNDFTMNRRNYRVYVQADGQFRDNPEEINQLYVKSNNDQMIPLGNLVSVTETIGAQSINHYNGFRSIEINGEAAPGSSSGEALAAMEQAAAQTLAPGLGYEWSGTSLEQIQSGGQAPLIFGLGLVFVFLVLAAQYESYVDPMIIMMSVPLAVLGALTAQSLRGLSNDIYTQIGLVMLIGLASKNSILIVEFANQLRELGLTITQSAIVAAQKRLRPIIMTAISTLSSIFPLVIASGAGSASRQSLGTAVFGGMFVATFLSLFVVPILYMIIKTLGERVFGERYPQQGETSLSAITTSEKVTPSVHETDGKIG; this is translated from the coding sequence ATGTTTGTCAACTACTTTATTAAACGTCCTGTTTTCGCCACGGTTTGTTCCCTGATTGTTTTAATCGTGGGAGTGATTTGTATTCCCTTGCTTCCCGTGGCGCAATATCCTGATATTAGCCCCAAACAGGTCAGTGTTCGTGCCACTTATACTGGGGCTGATGCCAAAACCGTTGAAGAAACGGTAACAACAGTCTTAGAACGGGAAATTAATGGCATTGATGGTATGCGCTACATGAGTTCCAGTAGCACGAATAGCGGGGTTAGTTCCATTACCGTTACCTTTGAAGCCAGTCGGAACCAAGATATTGCTGCAGTTGATGTGCAGAACCGCGTCTCCCAAGCTGAACCCTCTTTACCGCAACCTGTGATTCAAAATGGCGTGGAAGTGAGTAAAGAATCCAACACGATTTTGATGGGGTTTGGACTCTTTAGCGAAAATGACCAATATGACAATATTTTCTTGAGCAATTATGCTGATCTCTATCTGGTTGATGCCTTAGAACGAGTGGAAGGGGTGGGGAATGTGCAAATTTTCGGGGAACGGAAATATGCAATGCGGATCTGGCTGAATCCCGACCGTTTAGCGAGTCGAAATTTAGTCGCCCAAGATGTCATTGACGCGCTACAAGAACAAAATATTCAAGTGGGTGCGGGTCAAGTGGGACAACCGCCAGTCCCAGGGGATCAACGGTTTCAAATTAGCTTACGGGCGGATACTCGTTTGGAAACCGTTGCTGAGTTTGAAGATTTAATTATTAGCACCCAAGATAACGGGACACTGATTAAACTCAAAGATGTGGGACGAGCAGAGTTAGGCGCTCAAGATTATAGTTCCTTCTTGCGCTTTCGGGGGAATGAAGCGGTTGGCTTAGGGATTTATCAGCAACCAGGAAGTAATGCTCTTGATGTGGCGCGGGGAGTAAAAGCAAGAATGAAAGAGCTTTCCCAAGAGTTTCCCTCTGGGATGAGTTATGATATTGGCTTTGATACCACCGACTTTGTGCAACAGTCCATGATTAGTGTGGTGCAAACCCTTCTGCAAGCGGTGGTTTTGGTGATTTTAGTTATCTATGTTTTTCTACAAGATTGGCGCACGACACTGATTCCTGCGATTACCATTCCCGTCTCTTTAATTGGAACGTTTGCTTTTGTCAAATTATTTGGTTTTTCCATCAATAGCTTAACCTTGTTTGGGATTACCCTCGCTACAGGGATGGTGGTGGATGATGCCATTATTGTGGTCGAAAATATCAGCCGTAAAATTCAAGATGATGCTTATCCTCCCGCCCAAGCTGCGATGGTGGCGATGCGGGAGTTAACGGGGGCGGTGATTGCGACTTCTTTGGTTTTAATGGCGGTGTTTATTCCCGTTGCTTTCTTCCCTGGGACAACGGGGGCGTTATATCGCCAGTTTGCCTTAACCATTGCCTTCGCGATCGCGGTTTCCACGTTTAATGCCCTCACTCTCACCCCGACTCTATCAGGTTTGTTACTTCGGCAAAAAATGCCCAGTCAGGGAGTCCTTGCCATTGCTTTTGGTTGGTTTAATAATTTTTTAGGAGCATTGGAACGAGGCTATCGAGGGCTGATTATTTTCTTCGGTCGTATTAAATTTTTTATTTTAGCGGGGTTTGTGGCGCTACTGGTGTTGACAGGATGGGTCTATCAGCAAGTGCCAAAAGCCTTTCTCCCCCAAGAAGACCAAGGTTATTTTATTACCATTGTCCAGGGGCCAGAAGGGGCATCGTTGCAATATACCAGCGATGTCATGGAACAAATTGAGCAATACTATCTCAATATTCCAGAAGTACGAGCAACCTTTGCGGTGGGAGGCTTTGCCTTTGGCGGGAATACTCCTAACCAAGGGGTGATCTTTACTCCGTTAATTCCTTGGTCAGAACGAACTCAGCCCTCTCAATCCGTCAGTGCCATTATTAATCAGGTGCGAGGGAAATTAATGAGTTTGCCAGAAGCCAATGTGTTTCCTGTAAATCCGCCAGCCATTCGTGGATTGGGTAGTTTTGGCGGGTTTCAGTTCCAATTACAAGACCGTCGTGGTAACTTAGATATTAATGAATTTGTGAACAGTATGGGCCCTTTACTGGGGGCTGCGAATCAACATCCTGACATTGCTGGTGCGTTTAGTCGGTTTGCTGCTAATACGCCGATTTTAGAGTTAAATGTCGATCGCGATCGCGCGAAGGCTCTACAGGTGGATATTAATGATATTTTCAACACGCTGCAAACTTATTTTGGCTCGCGCTATGTCAACGATTTCACCATGAATCGCCGTAATTATCGCGTGTATGTGCAGGCGGATGGTCAGTTTCGGGATAATCCTGAAGAAATTAATCAACTTTACGTTAAGTCTAATAACGATCAGATGATTCCTTTGGGAAATTTAGTTAGCGTGACGGAAACAATCGGTGCACAAAGCATTAACCACTATAATGGTTTCCGTTCCATTGAAATTAATGGGGAAGCTGCACCTGGATCGAGTTCTGGGGAAGCCCTAGCTGCAATGGAACAAGCAGCAGCGCAAACCCTAGCCCCAGGTTTAGGCTATGAATGGTCGGGAACTTCCCTAGAACAAATTCAATCGGGAGGACAAGCCCCGCTTATCTTTGGTTTAGGTTTAGTTTTTGTCTTTCTGGTGTTAGCAGCGCAATACGAAAGCTATGTTGACCCGATGATTATTATGATGTCGGTTCCCTTAGCGGTGTTGGGTGCGTTGACCGCGCAGTCATTACGGGGGTTATCCAATGATATTTATACGCAAATTGGGTTAGTGATGCTCATTGGCTTGGCGAGTAAAAACTCAATTTTAATTGTAGAATTTGCCAATCAGTTGCGGGAGTTGGGATTAACCATTACTCAAAGCGCGATCGTTGCAGCGCAAAAACGTCTTCGTCCAATTATTATGACAGCGATTTCTACCCTGAGTAGTATTTTTCCTTTAGTCATCGCTAGTGGTGCGGGTTCAGCAAGTCGTCAATCCTTGGGAACGGCGGTTTTTGGGGGAATGTTTGTTGCGACATTCCTCAGTTTATTTGTTGTCCCCATCTTGTATATGATTATAAAAACCTTGGGTGAGCGGGTATTTGGTGAACGTTATCCCCAACAAGGAGAAACATCTCTCTCCGCCATAACAACCAGTGAAAAAGTTACGCCCTCGGTTCATGAAACTGATGGAAAAATCGGATAA
- a CDS encoding mechanosensitive ion channel family protein, which yields MDQQAQQKIESFLNYEFLNNFIYEYLLALLIFLVGIFIINFIIKGVIIKRLRKWIQKSQIGVNNRLIKIFQKSIIPLLYLGVVYISISNLELHPILKQAIDVVGLIIATFIGIRFIGNVIEYLLATYWLKGEDDEAREQSIAILSPALRIITWTIGIIFLLGNLGFDISALIASLGIGGIAIALAAQGVFQELFSYFSILLDRPVQIGDFIIVGDLIGTVEQIGIKTTRLRSLSGEELILSNSDLTSSRIHNYKRMEERRIVFSIGVTYETTLEQLQAIPKSIQTIVEQTENTRFDRCHFSSYGDFSLNFETVYYMETPDYTAYMDAQQKINFAIKECFEAENIEMAYPTEVHYVNQGGKAEDQVTT from the coding sequence ATGGATCAACAAGCACAGCAAAAAATTGAAAGTTTCTTAAACTACGAATTTTTAAATAACTTTATTTATGAATACTTACTGGCTCTACTAATCTTTCTGGTTGGTATTTTTATTATTAACTTCATCATTAAAGGAGTAATTATAAAACGCCTCAGAAAATGGATTCAAAAGTCTCAAATCGGAGTCAACAACCGTCTCATTAAAATCTTTCAAAAATCGATTATTCCCTTGCTTTATCTGGGAGTCGTTTATATTAGCATCAGCAATTTAGAATTACATCCCATTCTTAAGCAAGCCATTGATGTTGTTGGCTTGATTATTGCAACTTTTATCGGAATTCGATTTATTGGTAATGTTATTGAATACTTGTTAGCCACTTACTGGTTAAAAGGAGAAGATGATGAAGCCCGTGAACAAAGTATTGCTATTCTTTCCCCAGCACTGAGGATTATCACTTGGACAATTGGCATCATCTTTTTATTAGGAAACCTTGGCTTTGACATTTCTGCTTTAATTGCAAGTTTAGGGATTGGTGGAATTGCCATTGCTTTAGCAGCACAAGGCGTGTTTCAAGAACTCTTTAGTTATTTCTCTATTTTGCTCGATCGACCCGTTCAAATTGGGGATTTTATTATTGTTGGTGATCTCATTGGGACAGTCGAACAGATTGGAATTAAGACCACTCGCCTCCGCAGTTTGAGTGGGGAAGAATTAATTTTATCGAATAGTGATTTGACGAGTTCTCGCATTCATAACTATAAGCGAATGGAAGAACGCCGTATTGTTTTTAGCATTGGGGTAACTTACGAAACGACCTTAGAGCAATTACAAGCAATTCCTAAATCTATTCAAACCATTGTTGAGCAAACAGAAAACACCCGTTTTGATCGTTGTCATTTTAGTTCTTATGGCGACTTTAGCTTAAATTTTGAAACGGTTTATTATATGGAAACGCCCGATTATACTGCTTATATGGACGCGCAACAAAAAATTAACTTTGCGATCAAAGAGTGTTTTGAAGCAGAAAATATTGAAATGGCTTATCCCACAGAAGTTCATTATGTGAATCAAGGGGGAAAAGCAGAAGATCAGGTTACTACATAA